The region CACTTCTATTAAGTTTATTTATTTATATTATAAAATATAATGATAGTATAAATCTATACGAGAACGTTTCTATAAACATTAAAATATGTAATAATGCCTTTTAGTATCCTAATTTAGGGGAAGAGAGAGTTTTTTTTAATCTTTTTCTATGTTATAATATGAAACTGTAACATTATAAAATCCTCATGCTGTTGGCAGAATCCAGCGTTATCAAAAATAGGAGGTCTAGTTTAGCGAACGTTAGGCTTATTTTGCTATGCGTTTGTTTAATCATGATCTTATCTGCTCCTGTTTTTTATTAGGAGTTTTTTTTATTGTTATAAAGTTTAAAGGTAAGGGTGACTAGTATGACAAATGAATTAATTGCACTATTATTTGTGTGTACAAACTTTGGTTTAGTTGTGTTAAGCTACAAGTTATTTGGACGCAAGGGGCTATATGCTTATATTGTAATGAGCGTTATTGCGGCTAATATTCAAGTAGCAAAGACAACCACTATTTTCGGTATTGTAACAACCTTAGGAAATACAATGTTTAGTGGTATTTTCTTATCAACAGATCTATTAAGTGAAAAGTATGGAGTAAAAGCTGCAAAGTCAGCCGTATTTATGGGATTCTTTACGCAGTTATCATTTTTAATTGTGACTCAATTTTCATTATGGTTTAAACCAGAAGCATCTGACTGGGCACAACCGTATATGGAAGGTTTATTTGGTTTAGCGTTACCAGTATTCACCATTGCAGGACTATGTTCGTTCTTAGTTTCTCAAAGCATTGATGTTTATATTTTCCACTTTATTAAGGAAAAGTTTCCTCATGATAAGTGGTTATGGTTACGTAATAATGGAAGTACTTTATTAAG is a window of Turicibacter sanguinis DNA encoding:
- a CDS encoding queuosine precursor transporter yields the protein MTNELIALLFVCTNFGLVVLSYKLFGRKGLYAYIVMSVIAANIQVAKTTTIFGIVTTLGNTMFSGIFLSTDLLSEKYGVKAAKSAVFMGFFTQLSFLIVTQFSLWFKPEASDWAQPYMEGLFGLALPVFTIAGLCSFLVSQSIDVYIFHFIKEKFPHDKWLWLRNNGSTLLSQLIDTFIFTAIVYMFGLWELDAAISIFFVTYFVKAILSICDTPFVYLLKKVKPLDL